The proteins below are encoded in one region of Campylobacter rectus:
- a CDS encoding acetolactate synthase large subunit: protein MIKGISGSRMVMEALREEGVDTVFGYPGGAALNIYDETYKQSYFRHVLTRHEQAAVHAADGYARASGKVGVAFVTSGPGFTNAVTGLATAYSDSIPLVLISGQVATSLIGTDAFQEIDAVGISRPCVKHNYLVRSIEELPRILKEAFYIARSGRPGPVHVDIPKDITAAVGDFLYPTEIKMPTYKPTYKGNAKQIKKALEVIAEAKRPLLYLGGGVVAANASELVRKFSAKTGIPAVETLMGLGVLAHEDKNLLSMVGMHGSYAANMAMSETDLIIALGVRFDDRVTGKLSEFAKHAKIIHVDIDPSSISKIVNAHFPIVGDLNCVLEEMLEKVTVNEQNLTAWREILARYDALNPLDYKDSDEIIKPQWVVCETAKILKESGKDAVIATDVGQHQMWVAQFYPFDRPRQLITSGGLGTMGFGLPAAVGAKNAMPGSIVVNFTGDGSILMNIQEMMTATEIDKPVINIILNNNFLGMVRQWQTFFYGERYSSTDLSLQPDFAKIAEGFGGAGFVCRTKDEFRSALKEAMACGKTAVLDVRVDRFEDVLPMVPAGAAIYNMILKSKE from the coding sequence ATGATAAAAGGCATTTCTGGCTCGCGCATGGTGATGGAAGCCTTGCGCGAGGAGGGCGTAGACACGGTTTTCGGTTACCCCGGCGGCGCGGCGCTAAACATCTACGACGAGACGTACAAGCAGAGTTATTTCAGACACGTTTTGACGCGTCACGAGCAAGCCGCCGTGCACGCAGCAGACGGCTACGCGCGCGCTAGCGGCAAGGTCGGAGTGGCGTTTGTAACGAGCGGCCCCGGTTTTACAAACGCGGTCACCGGCCTAGCCACCGCATACTCCGACAGCATCCCGTTGGTGCTTATTAGCGGTCAGGTCGCGACCTCGCTTATCGGCACGGACGCCTTTCAGGAGATCGACGCCGTGGGCATCTCTCGCCCGTGCGTGAAGCACAACTACCTCGTGCGCAGTATCGAGGAGCTACCGCGCATCCTAAAAGAGGCCTTTTACATCGCTCGCTCGGGACGCCCGGGGCCCGTTCACGTCGATATCCCAAAGGATATAACCGCGGCCGTCGGGGATTTTCTTTATCCGACCGAGATAAAGATGCCGACATACAAACCGACCTACAAAGGCAACGCAAAGCAGATCAAAAAGGCGCTTGAGGTCATCGCCGAGGCCAAACGCCCGCTGCTTTATCTAGGAGGCGGCGTCGTAGCGGCGAACGCTAGCGAGCTCGTGCGTAAATTTAGCGCAAAGACGGGCATCCCTGCGGTCGAAACGCTGATGGGGCTTGGCGTCCTAGCGCACGAGGATAAAAATCTACTCTCGATGGTCGGCATGCACGGCAGCTACGCGGCAAATATGGCGATGAGCGAGACCGATCTAATCATCGCGCTGGGCGTGCGGTTTGACGACCGCGTGACGGGCAAGCTAAGCGAATTTGCCAAACACGCCAAAATCATCCACGTCGATATCGACCCTAGCTCGATCTCAAAGATCGTAAACGCGCACTTTCCGATCGTTGGCGATCTAAACTGCGTCCTAGAAGAGATGCTGGAAAAAGTAACCGTAAACGAGCAAAATTTGACCGCGTGGCGCGAGATATTGGCCAGGTACGACGCGCTAAATCCGCTGGATTACAAAGATAGCGACGAGATCATAAAACCGCAGTGGGTCGTGTGCGAAACGGCTAAAATTTTAAAAGAATCTGGCAAAGACGCCGTGATCGCCACCGACGTCGGCCAGCACCAGATGTGGGTCGCGCAGTTTTATCCGTTTGATAGGCCGCGCCAGCTGATAACTAGCGGCGGGCTTGGCACGATGGGTTTTGGTTTGCCCGCAGCCGTCGGAGCCAAAAACGCGATGCCGGGAAGCATCGTCGTAAATTTCACCGGCGACGGCTCGATCCTAATGAACATCCAAGAGATGATGACCGCCACCGAGATAGATAAGCCCGTCATTAACATCATCCTAAACAACAACTTCCTAGGCATGGTGCGCCAGTGGCAGACCTTTTTCTACGGCGAGCGCTACTCCTCGACCGACCTTAGCCTGCAGCCTGATTTTGCAAAGATCGCGGAGGGCTTTGGCGGAGCGGGCTTCGTGTGCCGCACGAAAGACGAGTTTCGCTCCGCGCTAAAAGAGGCGATGGCCTGCGGCAAAACGGCGGTGCTAGACGTGCGCGTGGATAGATTTGAGGACGTACTGCCGATGGTTCCTGCGGGCGCGGCGATATACAATATGATCTTAAAAAGCAAGGAATAA
- a CDS encoding lipase family protein, with translation MSKYGELKIYSELAWAGYADFLSADDSGDISTTGMQRYNFRKQFKVIDSYEQREGGSGFQATLFQNRDTEEYILSIRGTEIGIHPIKWYETIKDTIIADGNLAISSMPGSQTLDMINFINKLNNESKIPEKQKITIVGHSLGGALAQIASKMFPDLFSKVYTFNAPSGKSLVYKKIYKDGEKYFWIGNEQINSKHYVDKNTGEAFYNYQNSPMTTSVTDVRAKDAFSLIANLWWKERFGELVEVSGESHSMAALSKILYFYDEMIKNGIREEEITDYLSGFHKGSALFGHNGNGVERVANKTLNVINKIVNGNNAEQKDIIDIAIDFEKNDTKFSINLLHRDSSVSSFFTNSSIPISALYALVHLNPFIVSGVDSPAYKEFEKYKDEYSDDYIKDKAKMFEAALKYPDKKPVNFNYFDIETKKELYSNPAGNSDKETDVVFGVNLDETIQARPNFNNRIYALAGNDSIKGGKHDNYIEAGSGNDTIDLRGSKGENTVYGGVNNGKDNDDDGDDTIYAGQGKDTIYGGNGKDTIYTDNDDKEDLLYGGDGFDTYYVGDKDIIFDSDGKGKVVFDGVELTGGTYDKDKEAYVSKDGLIEYRLNESGGKSTLIVQKGDKSITINEFSKEDKSLGIKLANSKIEVSVTNKEGSANWLKESLGDRGLPFTLSLNRKLDKGEYLKVEVVTSMKGDKSIIEFKERDISKDFNFTWEDDNYPQGNRSFVVNACVVDESSDLTAEVISSARGTIKDDDRDPDPDPDSPNDTFPDTTPASTKTSPIVIDLNGDGVKTISRKNGKTYFDLDNNKFAENTSWIDKNDGILINKTLIANSVTNGSELFGNHTLLRDGSLANNGFEALKEFVNLNLLVA, from the coding sequence ATGAGTAAATACGGCGAATTAAAAATATACTCCGAACTAGCATGGGCTGGATATGCGGATTTTCTATCCGCTGACGATAGCGGTGATATATCTACGACCGGAATGCAAAGGTATAATTTTAGAAAGCAATTTAAGGTTATAGATAGCTATGAACAGAGAGAAGGTGGAAGCGGCTTTCAAGCCACCTTATTTCAAAACAGAGACACCGAGGAATACATTTTATCTATTAGGGGAACGGAAATAGGAATTCACCCCATAAAATGGTATGAAACAATCAAGGATACTATAATAGCAGATGGTAATTTGGCTATAAGCTCTATGCCAGGCAGTCAAACTTTAGATATGATTAATTTCATAAATAAATTAAACAATGAAAGCAAAATTCCAGAAAAACAAAAGATTACAATAGTAGGTCATTCTCTGGGTGGAGCACTAGCTCAAATAGCTTCAAAAATGTTCCCTGATCTCTTCAGTAAAGTATATACTTTTAATGCACCTAGTGGAAAGAGTTTAGTTTATAAAAAAATATATAAGGATGGTGAGAAGTATTTTTGGATAGGTAATGAACAAATCAACTCAAAACATTATGTCGACAAAAATACCGGTGAGGCCTTTTATAATTACCAAAATTCGCCTATGACTACATCCGTAACAGACGTTAGAGCTAAAGACGCTTTCAGCCTTATAGCAAATTTATGGTGGAAAGAAAGATTTGGAGAGCTCGTAGAAGTTTCAGGTGAAAGCCACTCTATGGCAGCTCTCTCTAAAATCCTCTACTTCTACGACGAAATGATAAAAAATGGTATCAGGGAAGAAGAAATAACTGATTATCTAAGTGGATTTCATAAGGGTTCAGCTTTATTTGGACACAATGGTAATGGAGTAGAACGGGTTGCCAATAAAACGTTAAATGTTATCAACAAGATAGTAAACGGCAATAATGCTGAGCAAAAAGACATCATAGATATAGCCATAGATTTTGAGAAAAACGATACTAAATTTAGCATAAATTTGCTACATAGGGATTCGTCGGTCAGCTCTTTTTTTACAAATTCCTCCATCCCGATATCTGCTCTCTACGCCCTGGTTCACCTAAACCCTTTCATAGTATCAGGCGTAGACTCTCCAGCTTATAAAGAGTTTGAAAAGTATAAAGATGAATACTCGGACGACTATATTAAAGATAAAGCAAAAATGTTTGAGGCGGCTTTAAAATATCCCGATAAAAAACCCGTAAATTTTAATTACTTTGACATTGAAACCAAAAAAGAACTATATAGTAATCCTGCAGGAAATAGCGACAAGGAAACCGATGTAGTATTTGGAGTCAATCTGGACGAAACGATACAAGCTAGGCCTAATTTTAATAACCGTATATATGCCTTGGCCGGTAACGATAGCATAAAAGGCGGCAAGCACGATAACTACATCGAAGCAGGCTCAGGTAACGATACTATAGACCTAAGAGGTTCCAAAGGAGAGAATACCGTATACGGCGGAGTAAATAACGGTAAAGATAACGATGATGACGGAGACGATACTATTTACGCAGGACAAGGAAAAGATACTATCTACGGCGGAAACGGTAAGGATACCATATATACGGACAATGACGATAAAGAAGACCTACTATATGGCGGAGACGGCTTTGACACCTACTACGTAGGAGATAAAGACATCATCTTTGATAGCGATGGTAAAGGCAAGGTAGTGTTTGACGGAGTTGAGCTAACGGGCGGAACATACGATAAGGATAAAGAGGCATACGTAAGTAAAGACGGCTTGATAGAGTATAGACTAAACGAAAGCGGAGGTAAATCTACCCTAATAGTGCAAAAGGGAGATAAGAGTATAACTATAAACGAATTTAGCAAAGAAGACAAATCCCTGGGTATAAAACTGGCAAACAGTAAGATAGAAGTATCCGTAACAAATAAAGAGGGAAGCGCTAACTGGTTAAAAGAATCTCTTGGAGACAGGGGACTTCCTTTTACCCTGTCTCTTAACAGAAAGCTGGATAAAGGAGAATATCTTAAAGTAGAAGTAGTAACCAGTATGAAAGGGGATAAGAGTATTATAGAATTTAAAGAAAGAGACATCAGCAAAGACTTTAACTTCACCTGGGAAGACGATAACTATCCTCAAGGCAACAGATCATTTGTGGTAAATGCTTGTGTTGTAGATGAGTCCTCAGACTTAACGGCGGAAGTAATAAGTAGCGCAAGAGGCACTATAAAAGACGATGATAGAGATCCGGATCCTGACCCCGACAGTCCAAACGATACTTTTCCTGATACGACCCCGGCTTCAACTAAAACTTCACCTATTGTGATTGATTTAAACGGTGACGGAGTAAAAACAATATCAAGAAAAAACGGTAAAACATACTTCGACCTAGATAATAACAAATTCGCAGAAAATACCTCTTGGATAGATAAAAACGACGGAATTTTAATCAATAAAACCTTAATCGCAAATAGCGTAACAAACGGAAGCGAACTATTTGGAAATCATACTTTGCTAAGAGACGGAAGCTTAGCTAATAACGGGTTTGAAGCGTTAAAGGAATTTGTAAATTTAAATTTACTTGTTGCGTAA
- a CDS encoding calcium-binding protein, which translates to MHNVTDASRGKSTLTVQKGDKSITINEFSKEDKSLGIKLANSKIEVSVTNKEGGDRWLQESLGDAGLPFTLSLNRKLDKGEYLKVEVVTSMKGDKSIIEFKEGEGDIGKDFNFTWEDDNYPQGNRSFVVNACVVDESSDLTAEVISSARGTIKDDDRDPDNPNNPNYPNNPDVPTDPNDPENAPVRYDPIIIDLNKDGTTTSKLNGAVNFDMDNNGFKEATGWISKDDAFLAYDRNGNGKIDNGSEYFEDIRKDEVEFSNQDGSGLNIKIKGTQDSISIKRWYSQSVNQIPFKFADGVTMSSQDLRLTVIGDESDNTLYGYQNNDTIEGGKSLGRIFF; encoded by the coding sequence ATGCATAACGTAACTGATGCAAGCAGAGGTAAATCTACCCTAACGGTGCAAAAAGGAGATAAGAGCATAACGATAAACGAATTTAGCAAAGAAGATAAATCCCTGGGTATAAAACTGGCAAACAGTAAGATAGAAGTATCAGTAACAAATAAAGAGGGCGGCGATCGCTGGCTACAAGAATCTCTTGGAGATGCGGGACTTCCTTTTACCCTGTCTCTTAACAGAAAGCTGGATAAAGGAGAGTATCTTAAAGTAGAAGTAGTAACCAGTATGAAAGGGGATAAGAGTATTATAGAATTTAAAGAAGGAGAAGGAGATATCGGTAAAGACTTTAACTTCACCTGGGAAGACGATAACTATCCTCAAGGCAATAGATCATTTGTGGTAAATGCTTGTGTTGTAGATGAGTCCTCAGACTTAACGGCGGAAGTAATAAGTAGCGCAAGAGGCACTATAAAAGACGATGATAGAGATCCGGACAATCCCAATAATCCAAACTATCCAAATAACCCGGATGTTCCTACCGATCCCAATGACCCCGAAAACGCTCCCGTGCGTTACGATCCTATCATAATAGACCTAAACAAAGACGGTACAACCACATCTAAACTAAACGGAGCGGTAAATTTCGATATGGATAACAACGGCTTTAAAGAAGCTACCGGGTGGATAAGTAAAGATGATGCATTCTTAGCTTACGATAGAAACGGTAATGGTAAGATAGATAACGGTAGCGAATACTTTGAAGATATAAGAAAAGACGAGGTTGAGTTTTCTAACCAAGACGGTAGCGGACTAAATATAAAAATAAAAGGAACGCAAGATAGCATAAGCATAAAACGTTGGTATTCGCAGAGTGTCAATCAAATACCTTTTAAATTTGCAGACGGGGTTACTATGTCTAGTCAGGACTTACGTCTTACGGTAATCGGAGATGAGAGCGACAATACTTTATACGGCTATCAAAACAATGATACCATAGAGGGTGGTAAAAGCTTAGGTAGGATCTTTTTCTAA
- the ilvN gene encoding acetolactate synthase small subunit, whose translation MRRVISVIVLNEHGVLSRISGLFAGRGYNIDTLTVAPIPGTELSRISIVTSGDERVLEQIVKQLHKLIPTYKVIESGEFVEKEMALVKIPLSENFGGLDAILKAYNGIVANTNENYIVVMVSDDASRIENFLKAIKKFNPTDVVRGGSVLMDL comes from the coding sequence ATAAGAAGAGTGATTTCAGTCATCGTGCTAAACGAGCACGGCGTTTTATCGCGCATTTCCGGGCTTTTTGCGGGGCGCGGATACAACATCGACACGCTAACGGTTGCACCGATCCCAGGCACCGAGCTTTCTCGTATCAGCATCGTTACTAGCGGCGACGAGCGCGTGCTAGAGCAGATCGTAAAGCAACTACACAAGCTAATACCGACTTACAAAGTCATCGAAAGCGGCGAATTCGTCGAAAAGGAAATGGCGCTGGTAAAAATCCCGCTAAGCGAAAATTTCGGTGGGCTGGACGCGATACTAAAAGCCTACAACGGCATCGTAGCCAACACCAACGAGAACTACATCGTCGTCATGGTTAGCGACGATGCAAGCAGGATAGAAAATTTCCTCAAAGCTATCAAAAAATTTAACCCCACAGACGTCGTTCGCGGCGGCTCTGTGCTAATGGATCTATGA
- the flgH gene encoding flagellar basal body L-ring protein FlgH translates to MKKNIYFCAVLTAFLSGCLPSADPRIDMKPPVYVEQLPAKQVNNQPNAGSLFGRGDNPLFADRKAMNVNDIVTVVISERANQSSSGKHDTSKNSTINLGGGLFSAGSAPLSTLATQLNKVGNIGFSAGTKNEFTGAGSSVRAEAFTTTISARIIKVLENGNYFIEGSRELLINGEKQIMQLSGVIRPYDISNANEIDSRYIADAKILYKTEGDLDRATRKPWGTKLMEAIWPF, encoded by the coding sequence GTGAAAAAAAATATTTACTTCTGCGCGGTTTTAACGGCGTTTCTTAGCGGATGTTTGCCTAGCGCCGACCCCCGCATAGATATGAAGCCGCCCGTTTACGTCGAGCAACTTCCCGCCAAACAGGTCAACAACCAGCCAAACGCGGGCAGTCTTTTCGGTCGCGGCGACAACCCGCTTTTTGCCGACCGCAAGGCGATGAACGTAAACGACATCGTAACCGTCGTCATCAGCGAGCGCGCCAACCAAAGCTCCAGCGGCAAGCACGACACGAGCAAAAACAGCACGATAAACCTGGGCGGAGGGCTATTTAGCGCGGGTTCGGCGCCGCTATCCACGCTGGCTACTCAGCTAAATAAAGTAGGCAACATCGGCTTTAGCGCGGGCACGAAAAACGAATTTACGGGTGCAGGCTCTAGCGTGCGCGCAGAGGCCTTTACGACTACGATCTCAGCACGCATCATCAAGGTGCTGGAAAACGGCAACTACTTCATCGAGGGTTCGCGCGAACTGCTCATAAACGGCGAAAAGCAGATCATGCAGCTTAGCGGCGTGATCCGCCCCTACGACATCTCAAACGCCAACGAAATCGACTCGCGCTACATCGCCGACGCCAAAATCTTATATAAAACCGAAGGCGACTTGGATAGGGCGACGAGGAAGCCGTGGGGGACGAAGCTTATGGAGGCTATCTGGCCTTTTTAA
- a CDS encoding glycoside hydrolase family 24 protein, whose amino-acid sequence MDGDKAVKVEINRDIGILRIRAFMCAIKYGEGTAGTNGYEINVGGKLFTRDYGKDFSDHPRYYVKSVNSTAAGAYQIMPDTWDMILKNHGKTYSITDFSPANQDKACLVLIKHTRGALNLIINGKIDEAVRSRTDNKFKRLHYEWASMPDSPYGQRTITMEKFMEYYMYHLELEKRDISDLAIDDEEIKRFLD is encoded by the coding sequence GTGGATGGGGATAAGGCTGTAAAGGTAGAGATAAATAGAGACATTGGAATTCTAAGAATAAGAGCTTTTATGTGTGCTATAAAATACGGCGAGGGAACGGCTGGAACTAATGGATATGAGATAAATGTCGGAGGAAAGCTATTCACTAGAGACTATGGAAAAGATTTTTCAGACCACCCGAGATACTACGTAAAGTCTGTTAATTCAACTGCCGCCGGCGCTTATCAAATAATGCCTGATACTTGGGATATGATTCTTAAAAACCATGGGAAGACTTACAGTATTACTGATTTTTCACCAGCAAATCAGGACAAAGCATGTCTAGTGCTAATAAAACATACAAGAGGCGCTCTTAATCTAATAATTAATGGAAAAATAGATGAAGCAGTTAGAAGTAGAACAGATAATAAGTTTAAAAGACTACATTATGAATGGGCTAGCATGCCAGACTCTCCGTATGGACAACGCACCATAACTATGGAAAAGTTTATGGAGTACTATATGTATCATTTGGAATTAGAAAAAAGAGACATAAGTGACTTGGCTATAGATGATGAAGAGATTAAAAGATTTTTAGATTAA
- the lpxD gene encoding UDP-3-O-(3-hydroxymyristoyl)glucosamine N-acyltransferase gives MKLSEIYKILGLKFSGEELEITALNSLSNAGASELGYCDSEKNAKFIENSKAGAILVASNLKELVGAQSRAVVVENPHLAFAILSEYFARELLASEPQPVQISPSAKIMPNVYVGSGAVIGDNTLVMAGAYVGDNVKIGADCVIHPNVVIYNDTVIGNGCRINANAVIGSDGFGYAHTKTGEHVKIYHNGNVVLEDFVEIGACTTVDRGVFESTVVKAYAKIDNLVQIGHNCEIGYGSILVSQVGLAGSTKLGRNVVMGGQSGSAGHLKVGDFAQIAARGGVSKDIAGGKKYAGAYPIMELADFFKLQAKIARFFKKN, from the coding sequence ATGAAACTAAGCGAAATTTATAAAATTTTAGGACTGAAATTTAGCGGCGAGGAGCTAGAGATCACGGCTCTAAATTCGCTCTCAAACGCCGGGGCTAGCGAGCTGGGCTACTGCGACAGCGAGAAAAACGCTAAATTTATCGAGAACTCAAAGGCGGGCGCGATTTTAGTCGCGTCAAATTTAAAAGAGCTCGTCGGCGCGCAAAGTAGGGCGGTAGTGGTAGAAAACCCGCACCTTGCTTTCGCTATTTTGAGCGAATATTTTGCCAGAGAGCTTCTAGCCTCCGAGCCGCAGCCGGTGCAAATTTCGCCAAGCGCAAAGATAATGCCAAACGTCTACGTGGGCTCAGGCGCCGTGATCGGCGATAACACGCTCGTGATGGCGGGCGCATACGTCGGCGATAACGTAAAAATCGGCGCAGACTGCGTCATCCACCCAAACGTCGTCATCTATAACGACACCGTTATCGGCAACGGCTGCCGTATCAACGCAAACGCCGTTATCGGTAGCGACGGCTTTGGCTACGCGCACACAAAAACGGGCGAACACGTGAAAATTTACCACAACGGCAACGTCGTTTTAGAGGATTTCGTCGAGATTGGCGCGTGCACGACGGTAGACCGCGGCGTGTTTGAAAGCACGGTCGTAAAAGCATACGCCAAGATCGATAACCTCGTGCAAATCGGCCACAACTGCGAGATAGGCTATGGCTCGATACTAGTCTCGCAAGTGGGGCTAGCGGGCTCAACCAAGCTAGGGCGAAACGTCGTGATGGGCGGACAAAGCGGCTCTGCGGGGCATTTAAAAGTCGGTGACTTTGCCCAGATAGCGGCGCGCGGCGGCGTGTCAAAGGATATCGCGGGCGGTAAAAAATACGCAGGCGCATATCCGATAATGGAGCTGGCCGACTTTTTCAAACTGCAAGCTAAGATCGCGAGATTTTTTAAGAAGAACTAA